The Stratiformator vulcanicus genome has a segment encoding these proteins:
- a CDS encoding universal stress protein, with amino-acid sequence MSTDSVDDPDITNDYSTVIVPVDFSADTDHAFQVGLAHAKSPESVHLIHVLYPLDFVSPGVLIGDVTESERETQVESKFAELKQRFDAPHVVTNILLGDPGTQICEYADAQSAELIIVPSHGYHGLKRLFLGSVAERVIRHAHCSVLVLRRGDAD; translated from the coding sequence ATGTCAACCGATTCCGTAGATGACCCGGACATTACGAACGACTATTCCACGGTCATTGTCCCGGTCGATTTCTCGGCCGATACCGATCACGCGTTCCAAGTGGGGCTTGCGCACGCGAAGAGTCCGGAAAGCGTGCATCTGATTCACGTGCTCTACCCGCTCGATTTCGTTTCGCCGGGCGTGTTGATCGGCGACGTGACGGAGTCCGAACGCGAAACTCAGGTCGAATCGAAGTTCGCGGAATTAAAGCAGCGATTTGATGCTCCGCATGTCGTGACGAATATTCTGCTCGGCGATCCCGGAACGCAAATCTGCGAATATGCCGACGCCCAGAGCGCCGAACTCATCATCGTTCCGTCTCACGGGTACCACGGTTTGAAGCGATTGTTCCTCGGTTCGGTCGCCGAGCGCGTGATCCGCCATGCGCACTGCTCCGTCCTTGTTCTCAGACGTGGTGACGCGGATTAA